The DNA segment AACAATGCTGGGGTACAACCCGTCAACCAGAAGATGAAGACTGTGGTCATGATTGATGGAAAACCTGATGGATTTTCTCAAAAGACAAGAGTTCTTTCCACCGAAATTTCAAACAATAAATGGGTCCAGAATGTGAGAAATGTGCAGAATCAACCTACTGCTTTTGCAAGAGGAAAAAATAAATGGGTGAAGCCTAGACCTTTCAAGCCCAGGTACTATGAGTCTCAGTTATGGAACATGAATCATGCACAAGACGGAGGTAGTATATATATTCCAAAAAATGTGCTTATTCCCTCAAAGCCAATTTATTCTTGTTATAATCTTAACATGTAGCAGGTTCCTAATTATTCTCTTTGGCCAAATTGTCAAAATATTCCAAAATATTCTCCTTTTACAACTTTTGAGCAGAAGGAGAATATACCTGAGTATGTTCCTTTGGATCCATACAAGGGACACGGAGTAGATTTTCCTCCTTTGCCAACCATGGCCAAGTCTGCAGAAACAGGCAATTCTTCTAATCaccctaaataaaataaaaatgccaATAAGAATCTTGCTGGGAAGAGGGTAATGGTTGAAAACAAGggagaaaatgatgatgatttaATTACTGATAATTTTGACACTGGTTTTGATGACAGCTTAGAAGCAATATTTGGTGTTAAGCAACCTATAGCTGTGGTGTCAATACTGCCTGAGGAGTATAGTCAAGTCCAGGAAGTAGAGTCATTAGAAGATGATTGTTATGATGTCTTCCCTAGAAGCGAATGCTTATTGCTAGATGAAAATATGTGTGGTAGAGGATTATTTGAGAAGCCTACTGTAAATGATAAGGAACACTTGCGTCCACTGCATATCAAGGCTCGTGTTGATGGAAGGATAGTCAATAAGATTTTGGTTGACGGGGGAGCTGCTGTTAATCTCATGCCTGAAAGGATAATGGGAAGGCTTggaaaaactaaaaaagatCTGATTAAAAGTAGCATTGGGGTAACAGATTTTAATGAAAAGACTTCTTCTGTTAGAGGTGTGGTTCTGCTGTCAATTGAGGTCGGTTCTATCAATAGGCCAACTCTATTTGTTGTGGTTCCTTCAAAGGCTGGTTTTAACTTGCTTTTGGGACGTGATTGGATTCATGGAATGGGTGCTATTCCATCCACTTTAcatcaaaaattgattttctggaATGAAAATGGAGGAGTGGAAGAAGTCCTTGCTGACAACAGTACCTGTTACTATGATGAGATGCATGTATAGTTCAGGATTTATAATCTTGGAGTCAAGCCGCTGACAGTTGACACCAATGCATTTAATCCTGAAAATATTGAGATGTGCAAAATAGTTATGAACGGTTTTATTTTGGTCCCTAAGGCCGGGGTGGATACGGCCTCAGGAGAAACTTAGATGAGCTTGACGAGCCAACTGGCTCGGCTGTCAGCCTATATGGCAGACAGAGAAGGGTGCATTGACAGTGTGCTTTATGATTGTATATATGATGATGGTCCTCtaggttttgaaaaaaataacactCACACTGTAAAAAAGGTTGAAGCGCAGGATCCTTTGGAGGAAGTAGATATTGGTAACGGTGACTATCCTAGACCAACATATGTGAGCAAGTTGCTGCCTGATGATTTCAAAAAAGAAATGGTGGAGATTTTGAAGGAATATCACGACTGTTTTGCATAGGAGTATGCAGAGATGCCAGGCTTGAGTCGTGAATTAGTAGAACATCAATTGCCATTGAAAGCCAATGTTAAACCTGTCAAGCAGCCACCAAGGAGATTTGCTCCTGAAGTCGTGCAGAAGattaaagaagagattgaaaGACTTCTTAAGGCTAAGTTTATAAGAACAGCAAGGTATGTCAACTGGATTTCTAATATTGTTCCTGTCATGAAAAAGAATGGAAAATTAAGGGTTTGCATTGATTTTAGAGATTTAAATTCTGCAACACCAAAAGATGAATATCCAATGCTTATAGTTGATATGTTGATAGATTCTACCGCTGGTCATGAAATGTTAAGTTttatggatggatattcaggttataatcaaatataCATAGCTGAGAAAGATGTGTCAAAGACTGCATTTAGGTGTCCAGGTACTTTAGGAACTTTTGAATGGGTTGTGATGCCATTTGGGCTCAAAAATGCTGGTGCAACTTACCAAAGAGCAATGAATAAAATTTCTCATGACTTTATTggaaattttatgaaaatttatgtTGACAATGTGGTTGTCAAATCAAATGCTAAAAAAGAGcatctagaaaataaaaaaaagcctttaaaagaatgagaaagtataaattgaaaatgaatCCCTTAAAATGTGCATTTGGTGTGAGTGCAGGGAATTTTCTTGGTTTCTTAGTGCAGAAAAAAAGGATtgaaattgacaaaaataagGCAAAGGCTATCTTAGAGGCTCCTCCTCCAACTAACAAAAAGCAACTGCAAGCATTTTTAGGGAAGGTCAATTACCTCATAAGGTTCATTTCCAATCTGTCAGGAAAAACCAATGTTTTTGTGCCTCTAATCAAgttgaaaaaagagaaagagtttcaATGAAAAACAGAGCATCAAGAATCTTTTGACAACATCAAGCAGTATTTGACTAATCCTCCTATTATGACACCTCTAAAACACGGAGCACCCCTAAAACTTTACGTGTCAGCTTCTGAAGTAACAATTGGTGGAATGCTGGCTCAAGAAGATGAGAATGGCAATGAAAGAGTGATTTATTATCTAAGTCGTGTGCTAAATGATGTTGATAGCCGTTATTCTCCAATTGAGAAACTTTGTTtagctttatattttttgtttaaaacttAAGTACTATTTAATTCCTAGAAATGTTTATGtaatttctaagtttgatgttcttAAATATATGTTGTCTTCTTCAATATTGCATGGTAGACTAAGAAAATGGATGCTGGCCTTAACAGAATTTTCTTTACATTTTGTTCCTGCAAGAGCCGTTAAGGGTCAAGTTCTAGCTGATTTCCTGGTTGATCATCCTTGTATTGACATTGATGAGAGTTTATTGGGTTTCGTTGGTCTGGTGacttgaaaattatattttgacgGTTCATGCCATAAGGGTGGTGTTGGTATaggaattttaattatttctccaAGTGGCGAGCCAAGTAAATTTCTTTttgaatataattattcatgttcCAACAATGAGGTAGAGTATGAAGCTTTAATAATGGGACTGgaattattattagaaagagGAGTTAAAAATGTAGAAATTTTTGGAGATTCACAGCTCGTAGTCCGTCAAGTATCACTTGAATATAGGTGTGTTAGTAAAAATTTAAGAAAGTATTTCAATGTGGCTACAGAGTTGTTGAGTAAATTTGATAATGTCATTGTAAGGCATGTTCCAAGGGAGTTAAATCAAGAAGCAAATGAATTAGCCCAAATTGCTTCAAGATATAAGATCAAGCCCTCAACACTAGAAAAATTAGAAAGGATAAAGGACATATTTATGCCTTTGAGAGAAAGAGAAGTGTTGTCATTAGAAAAACTAGACCCAGAAGATTGGAGAGTACCAATTGTggaatatttaaaaaatccaaGTCTTAGTGTCGATAGAAAACTTAAATATAGGGCTCAAAGTTATGTTCTAATAAGTAATGTCTTGTTTAAGAAATCTGTTGATGAAAACCTCTTGACATGTTTGGGAGAAAAAGAAGCGTATTTGGCTCTTGCTGAAGTGCACGAAGGAATTTGTGGTGCCCATCAATCAGGGGAAAAATGAAATGGGTGATAACTAGGAGAAGATTGTATTTGCCAACTACTCAAAGAGATTGTATAAATTATGCCAGGTCCTGTGAAGAATGCCAAAAACATAGAAGCCTTCAACATATTCCAACGTCAGAACTGCATGTTATAATTAAGCCATGGCCATTTAGAGGTTGGGCTCTAGATCTTATCGGACAGATTCACCCACCTTCTTCTAAAGGTCATAAGTTCATTTTGGTTGGTGttgattatttttctaaatgggtagaggctaTCCCTCTGAGGGAGGTGACTTACAATGAAATAATAGATTTTATTAAGGAGCATATTGTGCATAGGTTTGGAATTCCTCAATCTATTACCACTGATCAAGGAACCATGTTTATTGGGAAAAAGGTCATGGAATATGGCAAATCTAGGGATATAAAAATGCTTTCTTCTACACCATATTAtgcccaagccaatggacaagtgGAGGCagtgaataaaattttgattgcattaattaaaaaacacaTTGGAAGGCAGCCAAGAAATTGGCACCAAACTCTCAGTCAAGTTCTTTGGGCTTACCGAAATTCTCTAAGAGGTTCTACTAGAACCACCCCATATAAGTTAGTTTACGGTCATGATGCGGTGTTGCCAATTGATATTAATCTGCAAAGTATAAGGGTGGTTAGACAAGACGAGATACCAATAGTAGATTATTGGAATTCTTTGCATGATGAGCTCAATGAACTAGATGACGAAAGGTTGAGAGCTTTAGAGCAGGTGATTCGACAAAAAGAGATTATGTCAAAATCATACAACCGCCGTGTTAAAGCAAAGACATTTGCAGTTGGAGATTTAGTGTGGAAAACAATTTTGCCTATagaaaaaaagtcaaaaacttATGGTAAGTGGTCTCCAACTTGGGAAGGACCTTATGTAGTTGACAAAGTTTATTCTGGAAATGCCTATAAGATTATTGAAATCAGATAAGGAAGAAGAATTTCTTCAATAAATGGCAAATATTTAAAGGTATATAGGCCAGGCATACATGAGATAAACATTCCACATGTTTAAGGACACGAAAATATCCAGTTGAAGTgtccaaagaaagaaaaatagcaagtGTCCAAGCTCCAA comes from the Arachis duranensis cultivar V14167 chromosome 7, aradu.V14167.gnm2.J7QH, whole genome shotgun sequence genome and includes:
- the LOC107459263 gene encoding uncharacterized protein LOC107459263, which produces MPGLSRELVEHQLPLKANVKPVKQPPRRFAPEVVQKIKEEIERLLKAKFIRTARYVNWISNIVPVMKKNGKLRVCIDFRDLNSATPKDEYPMLIVDMLIDSTAGHEMLSFMDGYSGYNQIYIAEKDVSKTAFRCPGNFLGFLVQKKRIEIDKNKAKAILEAPPPTNKKQLQAFLGKVNYLIRLRKWMLALTEFSLHFVPARAVKGQVLADFLVDHPCIDIDESLLGFVGLVEYEALIMGLELLLERGVKNVEIFGDSQLVVRQVSLEYRCVSKNLRKYFNVATELLSKFDNVIVRHVPRELNQEANELAQIASRYKIKPSTLEKLERIKDIFMPLREREVLSLEKLDPEDWRVPIVEYLKNPSLSVDRKLKYRAQSYVLISNVLFKKSVDENLLTCLGEKEAYLALAEVHEGICGAHQSGEK